In Quercus lobata isolate SW786 chromosome 12, ValleyOak3.0 Primary Assembly, whole genome shotgun sequence, a genomic segment contains:
- the LOC115970181 gene encoding SNF2 domain-containing protein CLASSY 4-like: MDYSLPIASRTRQGRAQFYEDCIVEKKEKMKKGRKESNGVDLAGSSRPHRVDGVKGYERLGSESESFAVSDSSVEEIDVDDCSEEGDELMDFVGNESLKLKNKGNSNKGFEGMANVDEIMLDNSEDEVVILGEGRDLVGAESEEDVICIDVDEEDDMSEEDVTESGELNSDWRRGNDEPVSLRKGKGETNSLNIDERKSSEDGDGCGDAVFDDSCDAVDLVGSDSSLESSSCEEDKNDEDDQDYEVEKLETCASLEQLSSDSGGEEEEKGGDAEEFEVVKRGSHGRGRPKGVDVGLKRRKYGLEILVDVENDEDNCVARRTRSCFVSKLGKKKMKLGTLSHPLCVDEEEVESSSGHDDSDDVADDVGSGRVKAGSNDESEDYSSDDETGHGGKIKSVSASEKFKTNRGNIDACERNLHGKDKGKLKIPIKGNRIRLSKNCNVLTILADSILEKGDRLEELVSFRDESNPPVAEMSLPLKFTFGIQESNPPEKSEEEKEMDKLWADMELALRSSEIGYVEDEDSLLPEDEVDRATLCHQGYHQLILDEEVGLRCEFCPHVQLEIKYIVPDFSINPFRKSDRRDSGAMNNSIIDELRSQDWCGDSLSNCDPQLRAEGTVWDIIPGIKNSLYPHQCEGFEFIWKNIAGGIHIQKLKHQTTCAGGSGCIISHAPGTGKTRLTIVFLQTYMKLHPTCRPVIVAPRSMLLTWEEEFRKWDFDIPFHNLNKNELSGKEKLRQDGHMNISVIRMVKLYSWKKDRSILGISYTLFEKLAGEVNKKGKVRTEQDSHFRKILLEVPGIVVLDEGHVARNPDSRILQVLSNIKTDKRIILSGTPFQNNFYELYNTLCLARPVFEDKEGKWLSLTSSITKVTDDRLKYEKLRKVRDMIQPFVHVHKGFILQEKLPGLRDSLVILQPSQLQKSLFEELRDHFVRSSFKFDHYESLISLHPSLLLQCGDDSFPSDKHKLEKSNLEAGVKAKFLIELIRLSEAVNEKVLVFSQFLEPLAFIKDQLKYHFNWNEGKEMLYMDGKHSMEQRQSSINVFNDPTSEARVLLASIKASREGINLVGASRVVLLDVVWNPSVERQAICRAYRLGQKKIVYIYHLIASGAREEAKYYRQTEKDLLSELVFCSSGRGCDQQKISRTVSDDKILEEMVQHDKLKYMFEKIAYQQKESKLIETYSWLEKEPVTSSPSSP, translated from the exons ATGGATTATAGTTTGCCAATAGCTAGCAGGACCAGACAGGGGCGAGCCCAGTTTTATGAAGACTGTATTGtggagaagaaggagaagatgaagaaggGGAGGAAGGAGAGTAATGGGGTTGACTTGGCTGGTTCTAGCAGACCCCATAGAGTTGACGGGGTTAAAGGGTATGAGAGATTAGGGTCTGAGAGTGAGTCTTTTGCTGTGTCTGATAGTAGCGTGGAGGAGATTGATGTGGATGATTGTAGTGAAGAAGGAGATGAATTGATGGATTTTGTGGGGAATGAGAGTTTGAAGTTGAAGAATAAGGGAAATTCAAATAAGGGTTTTGAGGGAATGGCCAATGTGGATGAAATTATGCTGGATAATAGTGAGGATGAGGTGGTTATTTTGGGTGAAGGAAGAGATTTGGTTGGGGCAGAGAGTGAGGAGGACGTTATTTGTATAGATGTTGATGAGGAGGATGATATGAGTGAGGAAGATGTGACTGAGAGTGGTGAACTGAATTCTGATTGGAGGAGGGGTAATGATGAACCTGTTTCATTGAGAAAAGGAAAGGGTGAGACTAATAGCTTGAACATAGATGAGAGGAAGAGTAGTGAGGATGGGGATGGTTGTGGTGATGCTGTGTTTGATGATTCATGTGATGCTGTTGATTTAGTAGGGTCTGACTCATCGTTAGAATCATCCTCTTGTGAAGAGGACAAAAATGATGAGGATGATCAGGATTATGAAGTGGAAAAGTTGGAAACTTGTGCTAGTTTGGAGCAATTGAGTTCGGATAGTGGGGGTGAAGAGGAGGAAAAAGGGGGAGATGCTGAGGAATTTGAGGTTGTGAAGAGAGGGAGTCATGGGAGGGGGAGGCCAAAAGGAGTTGATGTTGGGTTGAAGAGGAGGAAGTATGGATTGGAAATTTTGGTTGATGTAGAGAATGACGAAGATAATTGTGTGGCTCGAAGAACCCgttcttgttttgtttcaaaattgggaaaaaagaaaatgaagctcGGAACTTTAAGTCACCCACTTTGTGTTGATGAGGAGGAAGTGGAGTCTTCATCCGGGCATGATGATAGTGATGATGTTGCTGATGATGTTGGCAGTGGTCGTGTGAAGGCTGGGTCTAATGATGAGAGTGAAGATTATTCTAGTGATGATGAGACTGGTCATGGTGGTAAGATAAAATCTGTGTCTGCTAGtgagaaatttaaaactaaCAGAGGCAACATAGATGCTTGTGAGAGGAATTTACATGGGAAGGATAAAGGGAAGTTGAAGATACCAATCAAGGGAAATCGCATCCGTTTGTCAAAAAATTGTAATGTTTTGACTATTCTTGCGGATTCCATTTTGGAGAAGGGAGATCGTTTGGAAGAATTGGTTTCTTTTAGAGATGAAAGTAATCCACCAGTTGCTGAGATGTCTCTCCCATTGAAGTTCACTTTTGGAATTCAGGAGTCAAATCCACCAGAGAAAtcagaagaagagaaagaaatggaTAAACTTTGGGCTGATATGGAGTTAGCTCTTAGATCGAGTGAAATTGGTTAT gttgaagatgaagattCCCTTCTTCCGGAGGATGAAGTCGATAGAGCTACCCTTTGCCATCAAGGGTATCATCAGCTTATTCTTGATGAAGAAGTTGGACTGAGATGTGAATTTTGCCCACACGTGCAACTGGAAATCAAGTATATTGTACCAGATTTT AGTATAAATCCTTTTAGAAAATCAGACAGGAGAGACTCAGGTGCAATGAACAACTCCATCATTGATGAGCTTAGGTCTCAAGACTGGTGTGGTGATTCCCTCTCTAACTGTGATCCCCAACTTCGAGCTGAAGGCACTGTGTGGGACATCATTCCTGGTataaaaaatagtttgtatccACATCAATGTGAaggttttgaatttatttggaAGAATATAGCTGGAGGAATTCATATTCAGAAGTTGAAACATCAAACGACTTGTGCTGGTGGGAGTGGCTGCATTATATCACATGCTCCTGGGACAGGAAAAACCCGTTTAACCATTGTTTTTCTTCAGACATACATGAAATTACATCCCACATGCAGGCCTGTCATTGTTGCTCCTCGTAGCATGCTCCTTACATGGGAAGAGGAGTTCCGGAAATGGGATTTTGACATCCCATTTCACAATCTGAACAAGAATGAGTTGTCAGGCAAGGAAAAGCTGAGGCAAGATGGACACATGAACATAAGTGTAATCCGTATGGTAAAGTTGTATTCCTGGAAAAAGGATAGAAGCATCCTGGGGATCAGTTACACACTGTTTGAAAAGCTTGCTGGAGAAGTTAATAAAAAGGGTAAAGTAAGGACTGAACAAGATAGTCATTTCAGGAAGATCCTTCTTGAGGTTCCTGGTATTGTAGTCCTTGATGAAGGGCACGTTGCTCGCAATCCTGATAGTCGTATCCTGCAGGTTTTGTCAAATATAAAAACGGATAAGCGCATCATCCTTTCGGGAACtccatttcaaaataatttttatgagctTTATAATACGCTATGCTTGGCAAGGCCAGTGTTTGAAGACAAAGAAGGTAAATGGTTATCTCTTACGAGTTCCATTACTAAAGTCACTGATGATAGACTGAAATATGAGAAACTGAGGAAGGTTAGAGATATGATTCAGCCATTTGTTCATGTACACAAAGGTTTCATACTACAAGAAAAACTTCCAGGGCTGAGGGACTCTTTGGTTATATTACAGCCATCCCAGCTGCAGAAGAGCCTCTTTGAGGAACTCCGTGATCATTTTGTAAGGTCCAGCTTCAAATTTGATCATTATGAATCTTTGATTTCTCTCCACCCTTCACTGTTGCTACAGTGTGGAGATGACAGTTTTCCTTCTGACAAGCATAAATTAGAAAAATCGAATCTTGAGGCTGGAGTCaaagcaaaatttttaattgaactCATCCGGCTTTCTGAGGCTGTGAATgaaaaagttttggtttttagtCAATTCCTTGAACCGTTAGCCTTTATAAAGGACCAGCTTAAGTATCATTTTAATTGGAATGAAGGAAAAGAGATGTTGTATATGGATGGAAAGCATAGTATGGAGCAGCGCCAATCCTCAATTAATGTTTTCAATGATCCAACTAGTGAAGCAAGGGTATTATTAGCATCAATAAAGGCAAGCCGTGAAGGGATAAATCTGGTTGGGGCTTCAAGGGTTGTTTTACTGGATGTGGTATGGAATCCTTCAGTTGAAAGGCAAGCTATATGTCGTGCATATAGGCTTGGGCAGAAAAAGATAGTGTACATATACCATCTCATTGCGTCTGGTGCAAGGGAAGAAGCGAAGTATTATCGACAAACTGAGAAGGACTTGTTGTCTGAGTTAGTATTCTGTTCTTCTGGCAGGGGTTGTGATCAGCAGAAAATCTCCCGGACAGTGTCAGATGATAAAATTTTGGAAGAGATGGTTCAACATGATAAACTTAAGTATATGTTTGAAAAGATAGCATACCAACAGAAAGAGTCTAAACTGATTGAGACTTATAGCTGGTTGGAGAAAGAACCAGTAACATCCTCACCATCTAGTCCTTGA
- the LOC115969993 gene encoding 60S ribosomal protein L37a-1, whose product MTKRTKKAGIVGKYGTRYGASLRKQIKKMEVSQHSKYFCEFCGKFAVKRKAVGIWGCKDCGKVKAGGAYTLNTASAVTVRSTIRRLRDQTES is encoded by the exons ATG ACTAAGAGAACAAAGAAGGCGGGTATTGTTGGAAAATATG GTACCCGATATGGTGCCAGTCTGCGAAAGCAGATTAAGAAAATGGAAGTTAGCCAGCATAGCAAATATTTCTGTGAATTCTGTGGGAAG TTTGCAGTGAAGAGGAAGGCTGTTGGAATTTGGGGCTGCAAGGACTGTGGGAAGGTCAAAGCAGGCGGTGCCTACACCTTGAA CACTGCTAGTGCTGTGACCGTGAGGAGCACCATTCGGAGGCTGAGAGATCAAACTGAAAGTTGA